The Populus nigra chromosome 14, ddPopNigr1.1, whole genome shotgun sequence genome has a segment encoding these proteins:
- the LOC133673451 gene encoding uncharacterized protein LOC133673451 — MSLKNPKKWRFTWETQSQSPNLKLFLFNSQSKPSVHHLQAQLNLSKSHLLVTFTENEETSGVSIRVPIPRVLIDPESPVNAKASDDHIEVKLVLLLPVDHPLVSTFDLLNLSDESERNEDSDLLKPLIMDSDLKSLSSMEGVHFYCRSCSNRLTRCPLKQFVEMPSVNWPEMADNWFGGCCCSFGGASEKLVNRYAHAYACPMGVCMLNSTAVTLCSDDLAGCKFSEKYRIQTCKPEQESGDEGLSEEAMRDFETESGRATRCDSQCGVIHGVNGKSGSSCSKLENHGENVKFKVAEEKTNSSILLSALPASDLSEKVAPGPGCCDSVHHTQDYTDEGGIHDVCGPSLEDQKTTKDMELRINQRSFLNGFLGDAFTARSYNLSTDIEWKQFVCPQCSSLIGAYPCANGDVPVDDGVRLFKCYISTSLPVGGPADLFRKYTLERMFTSQLVESAKDELSFRTVVRDLRTKSPMLQIVLVNPNSWCCSGDCLDTKSNTDSVLKLDLHPVIKVLFSDCSSNTESQLRVLEDWVTKNQADEVFMLAHLIKELIETIASAKVEFPPSCTFLQGLSFSSMPR, encoded by the exons ATGTCtctcaaaaaccctaaaaaatggAGATTCACATGGGAAACCCAATCCCAATCACCAAATCTAAAGCTCTTTCTCTTCAATTCACAATCAAAACCTTCAGTTCACCACCTTCAAGCTCAATTAAACCTGTCAAAATCCCACCTTTTAGTTACCTTCACCGAGAATGAAGAAACCAGTGGAGTTTCAATTAGGGTTCCGATTCCTAGGGTTTTAATTGACCCTGAATCTCCAGTAAATGCTAAAGCTTCTGATGATCATATTGAAGTTAAGCTTGTTTTGCTTCTTCCTGTTGATCACCCTTTAGTTTCTACctttgatttgttgaatttgAGTGATGAAAGTGAGAGGAACGAGGATTCGGATCTGTTAAAGCCACTCATTATGGATTCTG ATTTAAAGAGCTTATCCTCAATGGAAGGAGTTCATTTCTATTGCAGAAGTTGCTCGAATAGACTGACTAGATGTCCTTTAAA GCAATTTGTGGAAATGCCATCGGTTAATTGGCCAGAGATGGCTGACAACTGGTTTGGAGGTTGCTGTTGTTCATTTGGAGGTGCCAGTGAGAAGTTGGTGAATAGGTATGCACATGCATATGCATGTCCAATGGGTGTGTGCATGTTGAATTCTACAGCTGTTACACTTTGCAGTGATGATCTTGCTGGATGTaaattttctgaaaaatatAGAATCCAAACGTGCAAGCCTGAACAGGAGTCTGGCGATGAAGGTTTAAGTGAAGAAGCTATGCGAGATTTTGAAACAGAATCTGGAAGAGCTACAAGGTGTGACAGTCAATGCGGAGTGATCCATGGTGTTAATGGAAAATCAGGGTCTTCATGTTCCAAATTGGAAAACCATGGTGAGAATGTCAAATTTAAAGTTGCAGAGGAAAAAACTAATAGTAGTATATTATTGTCTGCACTACCAGCATCAGATCTCTCTGAAAAAGTGGCTCCAGGACCAGGTTGTTGTGATTCAGTACATCATACTCAAGATTATACTGATGAAGGTGGCATCCATGATGTGTGTGGACCTTCTTTGGAAGACCAGAAAACCACAAAAGATATGGAACTCAGGATAAATCAGAGATCTTTCCTCAATGGCTTTCTTGGAGATGCTTTCACTGCTAGATCCTATAATCTATCTACCGATATTGAATGGAAGCAATTTGTTTGCCCACAGTGCTCATCTCTTATTGGTGCTTATCCATGTGCAAATGGGGACGTGCCTGTAGATGATGGAGTTAGACTTTTTAAATGCTACATTTCCACTTCTCTGCCAGTTGGTGGACCAGCTGACCTTTTCAG GAAATATACCCTGGAGAGAATGTTCACAAGTCAGCTAGTGGAAAGTGCAAAAGATGAATTATCATTCAGGACTGTGGTCAGGGATTTGAGAACAAAATCTCCCATGCTTCAGATTGTCCTTGTAAATCCAAATTCATGGTGCTGTAGTGGTGATTGTTTGGACACAAAGAGCAATACAGATTCAGTTTTGAAGTTAGATCTACACCCTGTTATCAAGGTTCTGTTTTCAGATTGTAGCAGCAATACAGAATCTCAACTGAG GGTGTTGGAAGATTGGGTGACAAAAAATCAAGCAGATGAAGTTTTCATGTTGGCGCATCTAATAAAAGAGTTAATTGAAACCATAGCATCTGCTAAAGTTGAATTTCCGCCATCATGCACTTTCCTTCAGGGTTTATCCTTTTCGTCCATGCCAAGGTAA
- the LOC133673453 gene encoding uncharacterized protein LOC133673453, whose protein sequence is MIAAVSWVPKGVAKSVPSVADPPSKEEIEELIKASDLERSGEDSGSEEDDQEMDVDAAKQTGEVSQALAVANALGRSSKVNKSETKFDDIADGLQELDMDNYDDEEEGIELFSTGLGDLYYPSNSMDPYIKDEDDDDSEDLEDMAIKPKDAVIVCACNKDEFSNLEVWILDETSDGDSNIYVHHEVPLSAFPLCTAWLDCPLKGGEKGNFIAVGSMEPAIEIWDLDIIDEVQPAVVLGGIEEKKKKKKGKKVSIKYKEGSHTDSVLGLAWNKHFRNILASASADKQVKIWDVVAGKCDITMEHHTDKVQAVAWNHHEPQVLLSGSFDRSVVMKDGRLPSDPGFKWSVTADVESLAWDPHDKHLFVVSLEDGTVQGFDIRAAKSGSASDLKPSFTLHAHDKAVCTISYNPLAPNLLATGSTDKMVKLWDLSNNQPSCLVSKNPKAGAIFSVSFSEDNPFLLAIGGSKGTLELWDTLSEAEVARRFGTTAS, encoded by the exons ATGATAGCAGCAGTTTCGTGGGTACCCAAAGGGGTTGCAAAGTCTGTACCAAGTGTAGCAGACCCACCTTCAAAAGAGGAAATTGAAGAGCTGATCAAAGCTAGTGATTTAGAGAGAAG TGGAGAAGATAGTGGCAGCGAGGAAGATGACCAGGAAATGGATGTTGATGCTGCCAAGCAGACCGGTGAAGTAAGCCAAGCATTAGCTGTAGCAAATGCACTTGGCAGAAGTTCCAAAGTTAACAAGTCAGAGACCAAATTTGATGACATAGCAGATGGTCTGCAGGAACTTGATATGGACAACTACGATGATGAGGAGGAAG GTATTGAGCTGTTCAGCACAGGACTTGGGGACCTTTACTACCCAAGTAATAGCATGGACCCGTACATCAAGGATGAAGAT GATGATGATTCTGAAGATCTTGAAGACATGGCTATCAAACCAAAGGATGCAGTCATTGTTTGTGCTTGCAACAAGGATGAATTTAGTAACCTCGAG GTTTGGATATTGGATGAAACAAGTGATGGTGATTCAAACATATACGTTCACCATGAGGTTCCCCTTTCAGCATTTCCCCTTTGCACAGCATGGCTTGATTGTCCACTTAAAGGGGGAGAAAAAG GGAATTTTATAGCTGTTGGGTCAATGGAACCTGCCATTGAAATATGGGACCTTGACATT ATTGATGAAGTGCAACCAGCTGTGGTATTAGGTGGcattgaagagaaaaagaagaagaaaaaagggaaaaag GTGTCAATTAAATACAAAGAAGGCAGTCACACTGATTCTGTCCTTGGCCTCGCTTGGAACAAGCATTTCAG GAACATCCTTGCCAGTGCTAGTGCCGACAAACAAGTCAAAATTTGGGATGTGGTTGCTGGAAAATGTGACATTACCATGGAGCATCATACAGACAAG GTTCAAGCAGTTGCATGGAATCATCATGAGCCACAAGTTCTTCTCAGTGGATCTTTTGATCGTTCAGTAGTCATG AAGGATGGAAGGTTGCCTTCAGATCCTGGTTTCAAGTGGTCGGTCACAGCTGATGTTGAAAGCTTGGCCTGGGATCCGCATGATAAGCATTTATTTGTG GTGAGTCTTGAAGATGGTACAGTTCAAGGTTTTGACATCCGTGCTGCCAAGTCTGGATCAGCTTCTGACCTTAAGCCAAGTTTTACCCTCCATGCACATGACAAAGCTGTTTGCACAATCTCTTATAATCCTTTAGCACCTAAT CTTCTTGCTACTGGATCAACAGATAAAATG GTAAAACTCTGGGATCTGTCGAACAACCAACCCTCATGTTTAGTATCCAAGAATCCTAAAGCA GGAGCTATCTTTTCTGTTTCCTTCTCAGAGGACAACCCTTTTCTGCTCGCTATTGGAGGCTCCAAGGGGACATTGGAA CTATGGGATACATTGTCTGAGGCCGAGGTTGCTAGAAGATTTGGAACCACAGCAAGCTGA
- the LOC133673452 gene encoding LOW QUALITY PROTEIN: AAA-ATPase At1g43910-like (The sequence of the model RefSeq protein was modified relative to this genomic sequence to represent the inferred CDS: inserted 1 base in 1 codon), which produces MASLLEELPSMTTILSVYASLSGLSMLIRTILNEMIPRGMRDYIATKFSDFFAAYFSSEFTFIIEDRWQAVENETFRAVEVYLPTKIGPSTKSLLLGTSDTNNITAPPKPGIPIDAKVIDVFQGMHFEWKLCEKEAKKYSYRQKRYFKLNCKENYREHVMQSYLPHISETAASILNKRETLNIYTYDNEDSMWESTVXKHPATFETLAMDPDLKKFITDDLDLFVQRKEYFRSVGRAWKRGYLLHGPPGTGKSTLVAAIANYLRFNIYDLQLQAVRNDSQLRTILTSTTNRSILLIEDIDCSTKYSRSRNQTRNPKEDGEEDDGDDDDQLDKKISFDPGVTLSGLLNFIDGLWSSCGDERIIIFTTNYKEKLDPALLRPGRMDVHIYMGHCTPAAFKKLASTYLGIKEHVLFKCIEDLIQSRVITPAEVAQHLMKCDNPQVALQSLIEFINMKETTEMMDNGAKKEDEEEVIKQEVVKCRTGSMKQDVKQSKILTTSIYLT; this is translated from the exons ATGGCGTCTCTCTTGGAGGAATTGCCCTCCATGACTACAATTCTCTCTGTGTACGCATCCCTATCCGGTTTATCCATGCTTATCCGCACCATCTTGAATGAAATGATTCCAAGGGGTATGCGTGACTACATAGCTACTAAGTTCTCAGATTTCTTTGCCGCCTACTTCTCCTCAGAGTTCACCTTCATCATTGAAGACCGATGGCAAGCTGTGGAGAATGAAACCTTTCGAGCTGTTGAGGTCTATCTTCCAACCAAAATCGGCCCTTCCACCAAAAGTCTTCTTTTAGGCACCAGTGACACGAACAACATCACTGCCCCACCTAAACCAGGGATTCCTATTGATGCTAAAGTAATTGATGTTTTTCAAGGTATGCATTTTGAATGGAAACTCTGTGAGAAAGAAGCGAAAAAGTACTCCTATCGCCAGAAAAGATACTTCAAGTTGAATTGCAAAGAGAACTACAGAGAACATGTGATGCAAAGCTACTTGCCACACATTAGCGAGACTGCAGCTTCAATCTTGAACAAGAGGGAGACTCTCAACATCTATACTTATGATAACGAAGATTCTATGTGGGAATCTACAG TTAAGCATCCAGCTACTTTTGAGACTCTAGCAATGGACCCTGACCTGAAGAAGTTCATAACTGATGATCTTGACTTGTTTGTGCAAAGAAAGGAATACTTTCGGAGTGTTGGTAGAGCTTGGAAAAGAGGGTACCTTCTTCATGGTCCACCAGGGACTGGAAAATCCACCCTCGTTGCTGCCATTGCAAACTATCTAAGATTCAACATCTATGATCTCCAGCTCCAAGCTGTAAGAAATGACTCTCAACTCAGGACGATACTCACCTCCACAACCAATCGTTCAATTCTTCTTATTGAGGACATTGATTGCAGTACAAAATATTCACGTTCCCGTAATCAAACTAGGAATCCAAAGGAAGATGGTGAGGAAGATGATGGCGATGACGATGATCAACTTGATAAGAAGATTTCTTTTGATCCTGGG GTGACCTTATCTGGTTTACTGAACTTCATTGATGGACTATGGTCAAGCTGTGGGGATGAAAGAATAATCATTTTCACCACAAATTACAAAGAGAAGTTGGACCCAGCATTGTTGCGCCCAGGACGAATGGATGTTCATATTTACATGGGACATTGTACTCCTGCAGCTTTCAAGAAGCTTGCTTCTACATATCTTGGGATTAAAGAGCATGTCCTTTTCAAATGCATTGAAGATCTCATTCAGAGTAGAGTTATTACCCCAGCAGAAGTTGCACAGCATCTTATGAAATGTGATAATCCTCAGGTTGCACTTCAAAGTCTAATTGAGTTTATAAATATGAAGGAGACTACTGAAATGATGGATAATGGGGCTAAAAAGGAGGATGAAGAAGAGGTCATAAAACAAGAGGTTGTGAAGTGTAGAACTGGAAGCATGAAACAGGATGTGAAACAATCCAAGATTCTAACAACATCCATTTACCTGACCTAG
- the LOC133672662 gene encoding bZIP transcription factor 11-like produces the protein MASSSGASSGSTTMLRNSSSEDDLQQVMDLRKRKRMLSNRESARRSRVKKQKHLDDLMGQLGQLSKENNEILKRMNVTSQLYMNIEAENSILRAQMAELSHRLNSLNEIIEYVNFCSGTFERHEDAAAPTTGAFGHQLGDDFFMNPWNNADFHLNQPIMDMIMY, from the coding sequence ATGGCCTCTTCTAGTGGGGCATCTTCAGGGTCAACAACCATGTTGAGGAACTCAAGTTCTGAAGACGATCTGCAGCAAGTTATGGACCTAAGGAAGCGTAAAAGGATGCTGTCTAATAGAGAATCTGCAAGAAGATCCAGAGTGAAGAAACAGAAACACCTGGATGATCTCATGGGACAGCTTGGTCAACTCAGCAAAGAAAATAACGAGATTCTGAAAAGGATGAATGTAACCTCTCAGCTTTACATGAATATCGAAGCTGAGAATTCTATCCTCAGAGCCCAAATGGCTGAGCTGAGCCACAGATTGAATTCTCTCAATGAAATCATTGAATACGTCAACTTTTGCAGTGGCACTTTTGAACGTCATGAGGATGCTGCTGCCCCCACTACTGGTGCTTTTGGTCATCAGCTCGGTGATGATTTTTTCATGAATCCGTGGAATAATGCTGATTTCCATTTGAATCAACCTATCATGGACATGATCATGTACTAA